A single region of the Lycium barbarum isolate Lr01 chromosome 2, ASM1917538v2, whole genome shotgun sequence genome encodes:
- the LOC132628778 gene encoding rapid alkalinization factor-like codes for MAKVKSFSVLLISLIFLVVTTVVSAASVAHEMGFFPMTMSSTPICDGSIGECLADDSEEFSMDSESNRRMLAYRRRYISYGALSRNRVPCSRRGASYYNCRPGAQANPYRRGCSAITRCRR; via the coding sequence ATGGCGAAAGTGAAATCTTTCTCCGTTTTATTGATCTCTTTGATTTTCCTTGTCGTGACGACGGTCGTAAGTGCAGCTAGTGTGGCCCACGAGATGGGGTTTTTCCCAATGACAATGTCTTCAACACCGATCTGTGATGGTTCGATAGGGGAGTGTTTGGCTGATGATTCGGAAGAGTTTTCGATGGATTCCGAGAGCAACAGGCGCATGTTAGCATACCGTAGGAGATACATTAGCTATGGTGCGCTCAGTAGGAACAGAGTTCCATGTTCAAGGAGAGGTGCTTCTTACTACAATTGCCGACCTGGAGCTCAGGCTAACCCTTACCGACGTGGATGCAGTGCCATCACTCGCTGCCGTCGTTGA
- the LOC132626876 gene encoding heat shock factor-binding protein-like: protein MDGHDADNTKQSTADMTVFVQNLLQQMQTRFQTMSESIISKIDEMGNRIDELEQSINDLRVEMGQEGSPSPSAALKSKDEPKSTDDSA from the exons ATG GATGGGCATGATGCAGATAATACAAAACAAAGCACTGCTGATATGACTGTATTT GTACAGAATCTTCTTCAGCAAATG CAAACCAGGTTTCAGACTATGTCTGAATCAATCATCTCAAAAA TAGATGAGATGGGGAACCGGATCGATGAATTGGAGCAGAGCATCAAcgatttgagagttgaaatgggCCAAGAAGGTTCTCCATCCCCTTCGGCTGCACTGAAGTCAAAAGATGAACCAAAGTCTACTGATGATTCTGCATAA